The following coding sequences are from one Salvia hispanica cultivar TCC Black 2014 chromosome 3, UniMelb_Shisp_WGS_1.0, whole genome shotgun sequence window:
- the LOC125215782 gene encoding transcription factor bHLH137-like → MAAFSSTSFQQHHPFLLDSLNFLPNSSTIHHQNLIQTTANDFLPNMDNNSSSIVTDHDKHESSDQITQQHFMDKKRKCKPRSCANSAQSKDKRELKGKKQKKIKDDEEKKNNSKENKAADYIHVRARRGQATDSHSLAERVRRERISERMKLLQTLVPGCDKVTGKALMLDEIINYVQSLQNQVEFLSMKLASVNPMFYDFGVDLESFMVRPDQELSDLQSPMPSMQECSPTTANNSNFLENPILFQQPQLPCVLPHPQGSRQTLWEVDEHRIQQQPVFIPLI, encoded by the exons ATGGCAGCCTTTTCATCAACATCATTTCAGCAGCACCACCCTTTTCTCCTTGACTCTCTCAATTTCCTCCCAAACTCCTCCACCATTCATCACCAAAACCTAATCCAAACCACAGCCAATGATTTTCTCCCCAACATGGATAACAATTCCTCTTCAATTGTGACTGATCATGATAAGCATGAAAGCAGTGACCAAATCACTCAACAACACTTCATGGATAAAAAGAGGAAATGCAAGCCGCGGTCTTGTGCGAATTCTGCTCAATCCAAg GATAAGAGAGAATTGAAGggaaagaagcagaagaaaataaaagatgatgaagaaaagaagaataattCCAAGGAAAATAAAGCTGCAGACTACATACATGTAAGGGCTAGGAGGGGCCAAGCTACTGATAGTCACAGTCTTGCTGAGAGG gtaaggagagagagaataagtGAAAGAATGAAGCTCTTACAAACTCTTGTTCCTGGTTGTGACAAG GTAACTGGGAAGGCCCTCATGTTggatgaaattattaattatgtccAGTCCCTCCAAAATCAAGTTGAg TTTCTCTCGATGAAGCTTGCTTCTGTGAATCCCATGTTCTATGACTTTGGGGTGGATTTAGAATCATTCATGGTCAGGCCTGATCAG GAACTAAGTGACTTGCAATCTCCAATGCCAAGCATGCAAGAATGCAGCCCCACAACAGCCAATAACTctaattttcttgaaaatcctattttatttcaacaacCTCAACTTCCATGTGTCCTCCCACACCCACAG GGAAGCAGACAGACCTTGTGGGAAGTGGATGAGCATAGGATTCAACAACAGCCTGTTTTCATtccattaatataa